The DNA segment TCGAAGGATAATTCTGCACCCAGAAGGTTATTTTGGGAAACGATTCGGAAATCATCTCGGCAATCGGAACCCGACCGATAAGGACAATGACCGCTGTCACCAGAAGGATGGCCGCCGGTATGGAACGAGCATGGAACCCCCGGTATGAGGCTGAGGCGACAAAGAAAGCCAGAAGTGAAAAAACGGTGGCCTGTAGCGGAGCCAGCATATTTTCAAAAGCCCAAAGAAACGGCGAACCGAATTCAGTCCCGCCGATCAGAGCCAGAACAGGCATCAGGATCAGGCCCGACAGGGCAATCAATCGGTAGGGCCGGTCCTTTTTCCGGCTGATGGATTGCAGGTTGATTTTTATAAAACCAGCCACCCCAATAAACAGCGTAAAAGCGAAAATTATCTGCCACCAGTCCAGGATACTGCTATAAATCGAGATCGCCACTGGATGAGATAAAAAATACTGGACAAACATAATCACCCCGGAAATCAGGCAGACAGCCAGTGGTATTTTGGTTTTCACCTAAAACCTCCACCATGTCGAGGACGGGTCCAGTGTTGCCCAGATAGTCGCCAAAATGACAAAGACAGCAATAACGATCTTTATGATATCCTGGGCCTTGACCGAGGAGAGAATTTCTTTATTTCGCGACAGGTAACCCGAGGCGGCGAAAAGCTCCTCACCAATCAGGGTGTAATCGCAGGCAACAATGAAGAAGGCCAGCTGAATGGTCGAATCGGTTCCGGCTATCTGAATTGCCCCGATAGAATTCCCGGTTTCAGCCAAAATGAGTGATTCGGCTTCGAATGTCCCCAGCAGAAAAATCGAAGCCGGTTTTTCGCGGCTGATAATACCATCCACTGCCGCGGCATAGCCGAATTGAGACGATGAAATATAAAATATATCATCGGGTCGATAGCGATCGGGATGACCGGCCTTTATACAACCCTCGCGGACCACTTCCTGCGCCACGGCCATTATAACCGGGTCGTGAGTCGGATAGATCAGTCGGCAATCATATTCGGCCGTCTTTTCGGCGACCGTAGAAAGAATATTCATGGAGGCTATGGTAGTCGGACGTTGAATATCGCCGCCATAGCCGGGGGTATATAGAAGGGATGAACCCATTTCAGTAGCCCGTCCGACGGCCTCCTCAACCGCCCTCAGGCCGGGAATTTCGCGAATATTGAATTTTCTGCCGGACTTTACCCACCAGATGGCATATAAGACTATAATAAGCGAGATAATGGAAAACAGAAGGGTGGGAATGGTTTCATATTTCAGCCAGCCGGGATCAGAATTCGGTTCGACGGCCAAGGCAACATCGAAAACCAAACCGAAAAGAATAATCTGGATTAATAACCGGCGATATCGTAGCTTGGTAAACACAAATAGAGTTAACAATAACCGAACTTCAAGATCAACAAAAAGTTTGACTTGACATCAATCAAAGGGAGTGATATCCTCGGACTATGAAAAAACTAATACTACTCGCAGTTATTGTAATACTGGCGGTCATGATCAGTTTTGGCTGCACCGGCAAAAATAAAACATCGGATAAAGTCACCCTGGATTGGTGGCAATTCTGGACCGATCCGGCTATCAGGCCGACCATCGAAAAAATGGTGGCCGATTATGAAACAGCTCACCCTGATGTTAAAATAAACATTACGGACTTGACCTGGGCTGACGGCCATGAGAAAATCGTCATTGCTTTTTCATCGGGATCTGCCCCGGATATAGTCGAACTTGGTTCCGACTGGGTGGCGGAATTTTCTTCAGCCGGCAAACTGGCCGATCTTGGCCTGTCCGTGATTACCGATACGGCTGATTATATCGGCTGGTCCCCGGGAATCTGGAATGATTCAATATACGCTTTCCCCTGGATTCTGGGAACGCGAGTGTTATTCATAAATCAGGATCTGACTCAAAAGGCCGGTCTTGACGAAAATTATGTCCCCCTCAACTGGGATCAAATGAAAGAGGCCTGTTATAAAATCGATTCGCTGGGTAAAGGTATTCATGGATTCGGTTCCAATGCCGCCGAGAAACATCGCTTGTACAAGAAATTCCTGCCGTTTTTCTGGGCGGCCGATGGGCGGATTGTCAGCAAAGATGGTAAGTATGTCGTTTTCGCCAGCGACAAGGCCTACACGGCCCTGAAATTTTATAAGGAACTGACCGATAGTTGTTCCCTGGTGGACACCCAGCGTCGGCTTGAGGATGCCTTTCTGGATGGCAAAATCGGCATGATTATATCCGGCGACTGGTTATTAAAGCGGATAAAAAACGAAAAACCGAAGATTAATTTCGTCACCACTTTTATTCCGGGCCCCAAATTCCCGGGTAAGAGCTTTGCCGGAGGCGAATATCTGGCGGTCAGTCAATCATCGCCAAACAAAGCCGCGGCCATAGATTTTATTAAGTATCTTGCCTCACCGGAGAACCAGGTTCTTTTCTGTAAAGCCAATTATTCGGCCAGTCCCTCAAGCAAAAGTGCGGCATCCGATGAGTTTTTCACCTCCGATATTAATTTGCAGACATTTATCAAGCAGTTGAGTCTTTCGGAGATGACTCCGGCCACGCCCAACTGGGTTTATATCGAGGATATTATTGAGACGACTCTCGAAGATGTTCTTTTTAATGATGCCCCGATTGCCGAATCGCTCTATGAGGCAAACCAGAAGATAAAAAAATTGATTTTTGAAGAATGAAATCGCGCCAGTTAGCCGGCTACCTGTTTGCATCGCCGTGGATTACCATCCTGCTGGCATTCTGGCTGTTTCCTCTTCTCTATTCGCTGGTTCTCGGATTTACAGATTACAGATTGATGAAACCGACCTTCGACTGGGTCGGCTTTGATAATTATATCCGGCTGTTTTCCGATCAGGGATTCCTTACCGCCTTGAAAAACACTTTTATTTTCGTTCTGGGGACAATTCCGATTACCACTGCTATCTCGCTGGTTTTCGCCTTATTGTTGAACAGAAACTTCCCCGGCCGAACAATTTTCCGCTCGGGCTATTTCATGCCCTCGATCACCTCGCTGGTCGTTATCGCCCTTATTTTTAGCAATCTTTATTCGCGGGACGGTTACCTGTATCTACTGGCCGATATGCTTGGAATCTCCCCGCCGGAGAACGGGTTTCTGCTGTCTAATAGGACTTCGCTGGCCGCTATAATGGCCATGGATATCTGGATGTCGGTCGGATACTATATGTTGCTGTTCCTGGCGGGCTTGAAATCGATTCCCGAGGAGTTATATGAGGCGGCGGAGGTGGCAGGAGCCAGTGCCAGAAGGAAATTCTTCAGTATCACCCTGCCCTTGTTAAAACCGGTCCTGCTTTTTATTATAGTCATCAACACCATTAAATCCTTCCAGGTTTTCATTGAAATATTTGTCATGACAAGGGGGCGTTATGGCAGTTCAACAGCCGTTTATTTTATTTACGAGACCGGCTTGAGTCGATTCGAATTCGGTTATGCTTCAGCCGCGGCCTATATTCTGTTTTTTATCATCGCCGTGTTTTCCGTGGTGCAACTGGGATTATTAAAGCAACGGGGGATTCAATGAAAATCCTCAGATATTTATTATTGATCGCCATTTTGTTGGTAATGGTTTTTCCGCTTTTCTGGATGTTCAGGGTTTCACTTCTTCCGACCGGCTCCGGCCTTACCCCGAAAGACCTGATCGGCCCATCAATTACAATGTCAATATATTATGATATAGCTACTTCCGGCAATATGTTAAAGTATTTTATTAACTCAACAGTCGTCGGTATGATCGTAACCGGCGGGAATATTCTGTTTTGTTTTATGGCCGGATATGCCTTTTCAAGATTCAAATTTATCGGCAAAAACATCCTGTTTTATTCGGTGATTCTGGTCTTGATGATCCCCGCTCATATTTTAATTATACCGCTTTACCTTCTTATGTTTCATCTTGGCTTATATGATACCTATGCCGCCCTGATATTGCCTTTTCTGGTCAATCCTATCGGGATTTTTCTTATAAAGCAGTATATTGACACTCTTCCATCCTCAATGGAGGAGGCGGCACGTATTGACGGCGCCGGGGAATTTCATATTCTGTTACGGGTAGTTATGCCTCTCTGCAAACCGGCCCTGGCGGTTCTGGCTATTCAGGTTTTTTTGACTAATTGGAATTCGTTCCTGTTTCCTTTTATTCTGACGGGTTCCGATTCGGTGCGGACTCTACCGGTCGGGCTGGCTCTATACCAGGGTCATCAGGCGATTGACTGGCAGCATTTGATGGCCGGATCGGCACTTGCGGTTATCCCGGTTTTGGTTATTTTCCTCTTCTTTCAAAGACAGATTGTTTCCGGCATCACCGCCGGAGCCATCAAACAGTGAACCAAAAAAGTCTATTTTGAGCTTGACTTCAATATCAATTATCTTTATATCATAAGCCAAATTGAAGTAAACATTTGTAACATAAGGAAAGGGAGAACGTATGAGGCTTAGATTATTACTGCTTCTGGCGGCAGTGGCGGCGTTCCTGATTTCGGGATGTGCCAGCAAAGGTTACGTTGACGAGAAAATGACGGAAATGCAGGCCAAAGTCGATGCCGATATCAATAAGGTGAAAGCCCAGGCGGTGATGAATTCCGATGAGATCAAGAAACTTCAGACAACCACCGCCGAGATTTCCGCCAAAGCCGATAAAGCTCTCAACGAAGCAAAGGGATTTGAGAATTATCAGGTTATCTGGGAAGGCGTTGTCAATTTCGATTTCGACAGCTTCGTCCTGACTCAGTTGTCCAAGGATAATCTTGAGGGTTTGGGACAAAAGATGATTGATTATCCCAAATCGCTTCTCGAAGTGGCCGGACATACCGATAAAGCCGGAACCAGTTCCTATAACATGGTCCTGGGCATGAAAAGAGCAGAATCGGTCAAGAGGTTTCTTGCCGACCAGTACGGCGCGGCTCTTTATCGTATGTACACTGTCAGCTACGGCGAAACCAAGCCGGTGGCGATGCCCGATGAGAAAAATGCCAACGCCAAAAATCGTCGCGTGGTTCTTAAGCTGTGGGGTGAATTGTAATTTTCACCGCCTGCGAATTTCAACGGGGTCGGAAAATCGATCCCGTTTTTTTATTCCATTTTTTAATACTACCGATTGTCAAATAAACTATCAGTCATTAACTTGAAAACACTGATCGTAAACCATTGAAATAATACAAAGGCGGATATTCATGCGCGCAATGATACTTGAAAAACAGGGTGAAAGGCTGAAAGAAACAAATCTGCCGGACCCCGCGCCCGCACCAAATCAACTCCTGATAAAGGTTCATGCCTGCGGAGTATGTCGAACCGATCTGCATGTGGTCGATGGCGATCTGACCGAACCGGTCCTGCCGATCGTTCCGGGTCATCAGATTGTTGGCACGGTAATCGGGGCCGGACGGGATTGCCGGCGATTCAAACCCGGTGATCGAGTCGGGGTACCATGGCTGGGTTCCAGTTGCGGAGAATGCCGCTACTGCCGTTCGGGACAGGAAAATCTGTGCGGTCTGGCTAGATATACCGGATACCAGATCAACGGCGGTTTTGCCGAGATGTGTACTGCCGATGAGCAGTTCTGTTTTTCGGTTCCCAAGGGCTATCCCGACCTGCAGGCGGCGCCGCTTCTGTGTGCCGGCCTGATCGGTTACCGCGCTTACCGGATGACCGGAGATGCACACCGTATCGGATTGTACGGTTTCGGCGCGGCCGCCCATATTTTAATCCAGGTGGCGCGTCATCAAAAGCGCGAGGTTCTGGCTTTCACCCGGACCGGAGACGAATCGAGCCAGATCTTTGCCCGCGGACTGGGGGCGGTATGGGCCGGTGCCTCGGAGGACACACCACCCGATGAACTGGATGCCGCCATCATTTTTGCCCCGGTGGGTGAGCTGGTTCCGCTGGCATTGAAGGCAGTTGCCCGGGGCGGACGGGTTATCTGCGCCGGTATTCATATGAGCGATATCCCCTCTTTCCCCTATTCGATTCTCTGGGGCGAACGCCAGATAAAATCGGTGGCCAATCTGACCCGCCGCGACGGCGATGAGTTTATGGCTGTCGCGCCGAAAGTGCCGGTTGAAACCGAGGTTCATTCCTATCCTCTGCGCCGGGTAAACGAGGCTCTCGATGATTTGCGAGCGGGTAGATTCAATGGTGCGGCTGTGATTGTACCGGACTGATAAATAAGCGGGATAAACCGATAGGCAGTCCTTATCGGAATTCGAATTCTACCCCGGCAGTCTCAAAACGAGCCCGGACCCTGACCGTATCGGGATACCGGGCCGTAGTTTCGGCATAGCTGAACGGGAAAAGACTTCCGAAATCAAGGTTACCGTTCTCGTTCCTGTCAAGAAAACCAGAGATAATATAATTCCCCGGCGGGATATTGAGACTGAAGGCTGATCCGGTGAAACGTTGTTTCAGGATTACCTTTTGCTGGGAAGTAAAGATCAAATATTTCGATCCCTGGCTTTCCAGGGCCGTATTGATTCTCACCGATCCCGAAATGGTCCCCAGAGAATCCGGATCATAAGTAGAAAAGCCATATTGGCTGAGCGAATCTCCCATAAGGTTACCGGCATAATCGCTGAATACGGTTTCATCGACGGTTACCGAATATTTCCTGCCGCCATTCAGCCCCCCTGCCGTTAACTCGAGATTAAAAGCATCCGGCCACCGGTACCGACAGGCATAGGTGGTACTATCGAGATCTATAACGGTAATCTGGCTGTCATTATTATTAATCCTTTCAATCGGCTCTGAAAACGAGAAAGTAAGGATGCTGTCATCGGCGAAAACTGTTTTATCCTGATGCGAAAAGGATTCTATCTTCGGCGGCTTGTTATCGACATTAAGTTCTATGGTCATGGTTTTGCCGGTGATCTCGGTTCCTCCGGAAATAGAAGCCCACTTATCGCCGGACATTTCAAACCGATACTCTCCATTTTGAAGATTCCGGAAAAAGAAATTAAAAGTGGAAAAGTTCTCGTCTTTGTTCTCCTTGACGGCCAGAGGATTAATTGGCGTCAGGAGTGAATCGGCGGGAATAAGAAAAATCCGGTCGAGGTTGTCATATATCAGATGACCGGGGATATTCCTTGAGAATCTGACTTTAATCAAATTTTCATCGGTGAGGGATATTGAAACAATCGAGACTTTTGAGGTATCCTGTTCGATCAGGTTAAAATCGATTATCTCCTGCCTTGATTCCGGCCGAAATGATACCGGGCGATCCGAAATTCCAAAAGATTCTTTGCCGAAATCGAACAACTGGTTCCGGTTTTTATCGTCGAAAGCCAGAACAAAATACTGCCCGTCGGGAAGATAATCGAGTTTATACTCGCCTGTTTTGCCGGATATTGTCAAGTACGGTGCATAGGTCGAATCAAACCGGATGGAATCAGGCGATTCGAAGGCCTGATATAGGCCGACTGTCATTCCCGATACTGGATTCCCCCCCTGGAATATTCTCCCGCTAATATTGCCCGAGGAGATTTGTTCCCCTGTTGAAAAGGCGAAGATATGAGAGTTATCCATTTTATTTTTGCGCAGGTCAGTGATTTCCGCCCCGACATTAATGACATAAGTGATATCCGGGGCAAAGGAATCCGGCAGGGTGATAATAAGATCGTTTTTCTTCCACTTATATTCCAGGGGGCCATCGAATCGAGGTGAAATGAAAATGGCTCCGGCAACAGTTTTTTTCTCAATTCCTTCGGAAAATTGGATACTGATTTTATTATCGGGGATAACGCCAATGGTATTGCCGGATGGGCAGGTCTCCAGAACGACCGGACCGGTTTTATCCTCCGGTCCGCCCGGCGGTGCCATAACCTTGGCGCAGTTAATCACCAGCGGCAAAAGACAAAGAGGTATCAATCCGATGGCGATCCATCGCCGGATTTTCATTGCTCGAGTTTCTCCTTCAGATTCCGGTTTTCGGGATCAAGGTCGAGGGCCAGGTTCCAGTACAGGGCGGCGTTTTTTCGATCACCCATGGCGGCATAGACATCTCCGATATGCTCCGTCACCACCGGATCGTTTTTTTCGGATTGGTAGGCTTTTAAAAGCTGTTCCAGGGCCTGGTCATAATCGCCCAGCCGGTAAAGCACCCAACCATAGCTATCGAGATAGGCCGCATTATCCGGCATAATTTCCAGGGCCCGCTCTATCAATTTCCGGGCATAATCCAGACGTATCCCCTTATCAGCCAACATATAACCCAGATAATTCAGAGCCGGGCTGTGGTCGGGATCAAGGCCAATCACCTTTTCGAAAGCCTCGACCGCCGAATCAAAACGGTTATGGCGTTCACAGGTCACTCCTTCGGCAAACAGCAGGCGCGCCGAATCGGATCCATTTTTCACATATTTCATACCGGAGCTGTATGTGGCTAATTCGAGATCGACCGAATCCTGGAGACGATAAACCAATCCCAGACTCAACCAACCATCCACCACGGAATCGGCCAGAATAGTCAACTGGGCAAAATCGGCCTTGGCCCGTCCAAAGTCCTCATTAATCAGGGCAATCCGGCCGGAATAATAAAAATCCACCAGATTCTGTTCGCCATTATCGATCAGGACGGTGAAAATGGAATCGGCTTGATTAATACTATCGGCCTCGAAATAAATCATGGCCAATCGGCGGGCCATACCGGTATTATCGGGCGAGTATTGCAGGATTTCATGCGCTTTATCAATAGCCCTGGGGAAATCGTTGCCTTCCTGATAAAAATCCAGCAATTTTTCTTTTATAACCAGATCCTGTGGCGATAAATCTTCGGCCTTTTCCAGATATTCCTTCGCTCTCTCAAACTCACCCCGGCTCTCCAGCAGGGTTGCCAGACCAAGATAAGCGCGGATATTTTCTTCACTGGCATCCTGCCTGATTGATTCCAAATAACTGCTTTCGGCCTTGTCCAGATTTCCGGCTTGTATCTGAAGGGAAGCCAGTTGCAAATAGACAATGCTCGAAGGTGAAATCCTGGCGATATTTTCAAATCCCCAGAGAGCGGAATCGATATTGCTGTCCTGCTGATAATAAGTAGCCAGACGATAGTAGGCCTGAATATTGTCACGATTCTGATCGAGAACCTGACCGTAGGCCAGCATGGACGAATCCTTGATTCCCAGCATCCGATAGCAATCTGCCATAAGAGACCAGATTTTAACATCTTTATCCGGAATTTTGTTGGCTTCGATGATAGCCTGATCGAATAGTCGCATATTCATGAAAGTTGATGCATAAGCGTAGCGGATTTCCCGAGATTCCGGTTGACGTTTCAAAGCTTCGGCATATTGCCGGTTGGCCATCTGTATCTCACCCATCATTTCAAAAATTGAGCCATTGACGAAATAATTATATGCCGCGGCGCTCACGGAATAATGATCGGGCAGATTCGCCTGCGGGAATTCCCGTTCATTTATTCCTTTGATATTCCTGCCGCCGCCGCATCCGGCAACCATCAGTACCGGAAATAACAAAAATATGACGATAAATTTATATTTCATATATATTATAATATCCCGCGCAGGCGATTGGTTCCAATCAGCTCGGGCATCGCAGTTTTAAAAACCTTCGTTTTCCCACCTTGAGAAGCATATCATCTCCGATAATGATCTCCAGATTCTCATCGGAAATTTTTTCATTATCCAGGCTGACGCCGCCTCCCTTTATCAAACGCCGGGCTTCGCCATTGGAAGAAGCCATACCGGAATCGGTCAGGAGTTTGATTATCCAGACTTTGCCTCCATAGGATCGGCAATCGAAATCGGGAATCTCATCGGGCAGTTCCTTATGCCGAAACATTCGGATAAATTCGTCCCGGGCCCGAATCGCTTCATCGCGCGAATGGTACATACCGACAATGGTTTCGCCCAGTTCCATCTTGAGGTCACGGGGATTAACCGTATCATTTCTGAGAGCCTCTTTGATTTCTTTGAGCTTATCGGTTGGGACATCGGTAACCAGCTCGAAATAAGAATATATCAGGTTGTCCGGAATCGACATGACTTTCCCGAACATATCGCCCGATGCTTCATCGATACCGATATAATTGCCCAGGGATTTGGACATGCGGTTGTGACCATCGACTCCGACCAGAACGGGGATGGTCAAAACCAGTTGCGGCTCCAGACCGTAGTCCTGCTGGATT comes from the Candidatus Zixiibacteriota bacterium genome and includes:
- a CDS encoding extracellular solute-binding protein; its protein translation is MKKLILLAVIVILAVMISFGCTGKNKTSDKVTLDWWQFWTDPAIRPTIEKMVADYETAHPDVKINITDLTWADGHEKIVIAFSSGSAPDIVELGSDWVAEFSSAGKLADLGLSVITDTADYIGWSPGIWNDSIYAFPWILGTRVLFINQDLTQKAGLDENYVPLNWDQMKEACYKIDSLGKGIHGFGSNAAEKHRLYKKFLPFFWAADGRIVSKDGKYVVFASDKAYTALKFYKELTDSCSLVDTQRRLEDAFLDGKIGMIISGDWLLKRIKNEKPKINFVTTFIPGPKFPGKSFAGGEYLAVSQSSPNKAAAIDFIKYLASPENQVLFCKANYSASPSSKSAASDEFFTSDINLQTFIKQLSLSEMTPATPNWVYIEDIIETTLEDVLFNDAPIAESLYEANQKIKKLIFEE
- a CDS encoding sugar ABC transporter permease, translated to MKSRQLAGYLFASPWITILLAFWLFPLLYSLVLGFTDYRLMKPTFDWVGFDNYIRLFSDQGFLTALKNTFIFVLGTIPITTAISLVFALLLNRNFPGRTIFRSGYFMPSITSLVVIALIFSNLYSRDGYLYLLADMLGISPPENGFLLSNRTSLAAIMAMDIWMSVGYYMLLFLAGLKSIPEELYEAAEVAGASARRKFFSITLPLLKPVLLFIIVINTIKSFQVFIEIFVMTRGRYGSSTAVYFIYETGLSRFEFGYASAAAYILFFIIAVFSVVQLGLLKQRGIQ
- a CDS encoding carbohydrate ABC transporter permease is translated as MKILRYLLLIAILLVMVFPLFWMFRVSLLPTGSGLTPKDLIGPSITMSIYYDIATSGNMLKYFINSTVVGMIVTGGNILFCFMAGYAFSRFKFIGKNILFYSVILVLMIPAHILIIPLYLLMFHLGLYDTYAALILPFLVNPIGIFLIKQYIDTLPSSMEEAARIDGAGEFHILLRVVMPLCKPALAVLAIQVFLTNWNSFLFPFILTGSDSVRTLPVGLALYQGHQAIDWQHLMAGSALAVIPVLVIFLFFQRQIVSGITAGAIKQ
- a CDS encoding OmpA family protein, with translation MRLRLLLLLAAVAAFLISGCASKGYVDEKMTEMQAKVDADINKVKAQAVMNSDEIKKLQTTTAEISAKADKALNEAKGFENYQVIWEGVVNFDFDSFVLTQLSKDNLEGLGQKMIDYPKSLLEVAGHTDKAGTSSYNMVLGMKRAESVKRFLADQYGAALYRMYTVSYGETKPVAMPDEKNANAKNRRVVLKLWGEL
- a CDS encoding zinc-dependent alcohol dehydrogenase family protein, whose translation is MRAMILEKQGERLKETNLPDPAPAPNQLLIKVHACGVCRTDLHVVDGDLTEPVLPIVPGHQIVGTVIGAGRDCRRFKPGDRVGVPWLGSSCGECRYCRSGQENLCGLARYTGYQINGGFAEMCTADEQFCFSVPKGYPDLQAAPLLCAGLIGYRAYRMTGDAHRIGLYGFGAAAHILIQVARHQKREVLAFTRTGDESSQIFARGLGAVWAGASEDTPPDELDAAIIFAPVGELVPLALKAVARGGRVICAGIHMSDIPSFPYSILWGERQIKSVANLTRRDGDEFMAVAPKVPVETEVHSYPLRRVNEALDDLRAGRFNGAAVIVPD
- a CDS encoding Ig-like domain-containing protein; this translates as MKIRRWIAIGLIPLCLLPLVINCAKVMAPPGGPEDKTGPVVLETCPSGNTIGVIPDNKISIQFSEGIEKKTVAGAIFISPRFDGPLEYKWKKNDLIITLPDSFAPDITYVINVGAEITDLRKNKMDNSHIFAFSTGEQISSGNISGRIFQGGNPVSGMTVGLYQAFESPDSIRFDSTYAPYLTISGKTGEYKLDYLPDGQYFVLAFDDKNRNQLFDFGKESFGISDRPVSFRPESRQEIIDFNLIEQDTSKVSIVSISLTDENLIKVRFSRNIPGHLIYDNLDRIFLIPADSLLTPINPLAVKENKDENFSTFNFFFRNLQNGEYRFEMSGDKWASISGGTEITGKTMTIELNVDNKPPKIESFSHQDKTVFADDSILTFSFSEPIERINNNDSQITVIDLDSTTYACRYRWPDAFNLELTAGGLNGGRKYSVTVDETVFSDYAGNLMGDSLSQYGFSTYDPDSLGTISGSVRINTALESQGSKYLIFTSQQKVILKQRFTGSAFSLNIPPGNYIISGFLDRNENGNLDFGSLFPFSYAETTARYPDTVRVRARFETAGVEFEFR
- a CDS encoding tetratricopeptide repeat protein; this translates as MKYKFIVIFLLFPVLMVAGCGGGRNIKGINEREFPQANLPDHYSVSAAAYNYFVNGSIFEMMGEIQMANRQYAEALKRQPESREIRYAYASTFMNMRLFDQAIIEANKIPDKDVKIWSLMADCYRMLGIKDSSMLAYGQVLDQNRDNIQAYYRLATYYQQDSNIDSALWGFENIARISPSSIVYLQLASLQIQAGNLDKAESSYLESIRQDASEENIRAYLGLATLLESRGEFERAKEYLEKAEDLSPQDLVIKEKLLDFYQEGNDFPRAIDKAHEILQYSPDNTGMARRLAMIYFEADSINQADSIFTVLIDNGEQNLVDFYYSGRIALINEDFGRAKADFAQLTILADSVVDGWLSLGLVYRLQDSVDLELATYSSGMKYVKNGSDSARLLFAEGVTCERHNRFDSAVEAFEKVIGLDPDHSPALNYLGYMLADKGIRLDYARKLIERALEIMPDNAAYLDSYGWVLYRLGDYDQALEQLLKAYQSEKNDPVVTEHIGDVYAAMGDRKNAALYWNLALDLDPENRNLKEKLEQ